One window from the genome of Longimicrobium sp. encodes:
- a CDS encoding amino acid adenylation domain-containing protein — protein sequence MDRRNVEDVYPLSPLQHGLLFHAVLRQGAYWEQFPLLLHGPVDADALERAFRGVVARHPALRTGFVWENVAQPLQVVYRVAEPPVSRHDWTRAAQWRAELAALLDANRAAARDLKRAPLVRLDLARVGAEETVMLLGFHHLVMDGWSFPIVVDELIRLYRAEITHHPAQLPPAPRYRAYVAWLQARDASADERFWRAALDGFAEPTPLPLDGSGAGAGGDEQALETLVVGDEASARMAAVARELGVTPATLAQAAWSLVLARFAGADDVAFGTTISGRPPELAEVGGMVGLFINTIPARVRLDAGARLGEWLRGIHRAQAEAREHGYASLVDVQGWSAVPRDRSLFESLLVFENYPTPADDDVGPRVSPLPSAERSTYALTLTCGPGPHGFELRLAYETARFDAVAARRILAATAAALDAVRGAADARVGDLSVLTAADRKRLDAWSRGPALAVTDAPVHARVAAQAAHTPDAVAVDALDGALTYTRLEARAQAVAAALRARGVGRGALVAVCLERGADLPAALLGVMKAGAAYVPIDPSYPAERVRWMLEDSAAAVVVTTPAIAETLPETGAEVMAIDGIVPAPDLHLPQVDGDDVAYVVYTSGTTGRPKGAAIPHRALANHCAWMQDAFPLGPGDRVLQKTPVSFDASVWEFWAPLVAGATLVMGGPDAHRDPAALARETAERGITVLQLVPALLRAVVDEPAFARATRLRRLFAGGEALPADLARRAADLHPRAEIVNLYGPAEACIDAAAHRFGGDGGAMVPLGRPISNLRAYVLDGALSPVPPGAPGELYLSGPALARGYLHRPARTAASFLPDPFAEAPGARMYRTGDVARWTEVRECESAKVREGDDSTFAPSHPRTFALDFLGRADAQVKLRGVRIEPGEVEAALAALPGVREAAVALRGERLVAWVAGDEDAVAADALARALRARLPEAMVPSVFATVDALPRTAGGKIDRRALPDPAPAAAAEFVEPRTETERAIAEIWRQVLGIDRVGAEDSFFAAGGHSLLAMQVASRVKAALETDVPLRVLFDHPRLCDLAAWIDAQREAELQALLAELDAMSDEEAAALADVGEG from the coding sequence ATGGACCGCAGGAACGTAGAGGACGTTTATCCGCTGTCGCCGCTGCAGCACGGGCTGCTCTTCCACGCCGTGCTGCGGCAGGGCGCGTACTGGGAGCAGTTCCCGCTGCTGCTGCACGGGCCCGTCGACGCGGACGCGCTGGAGCGCGCGTTCCGCGGCGTCGTGGCGCGCCATCCCGCGCTGCGCACCGGCTTCGTGTGGGAGAACGTCGCCCAGCCGCTGCAGGTGGTCTACCGCGTGGCCGAGCCGCCCGTCTCGCGGCACGACTGGACGCGCGCGGCACAGTGGCGCGCGGAGCTGGCCGCGCTCCTCGACGCCAACCGCGCCGCCGCCCGCGACCTCAAGCGCGCGCCCCTGGTCCGGCTCGACCTCGCGCGCGTCGGCGCCGAGGAGACGGTGATGCTCCTCGGCTTCCATCACCTGGTGATGGACGGCTGGTCGTTTCCCATCGTCGTGGACGAGCTGATCCGGCTGTACCGCGCCGAGATCACCCATCACCCCGCGCAGCTGCCGCCGGCGCCGCGCTACCGCGCCTACGTGGCGTGGCTGCAGGCGCGCGACGCGTCGGCCGACGAGCGGTTCTGGCGCGCGGCGCTCGACGGCTTCGCCGAGCCCACGCCGCTCCCTCTCGACGGCAGCGGCGCCGGCGCCGGCGGCGACGAGCAGGCGCTGGAGACGCTCGTGGTGGGCGACGAGGCCAGCGCGCGCATGGCCGCCGTGGCGCGCGAGCTCGGCGTCACCCCCGCCACGCTGGCGCAGGCCGCCTGGTCGCTCGTCCTGGCGCGCTTCGCCGGCGCGGACGACGTGGCGTTTGGCACCACCATCTCCGGCCGCCCGCCCGAGCTGGCCGAGGTGGGGGGGATGGTGGGGCTGTTCATCAACACCATCCCCGCCCGCGTCCGCCTGGACGCAGGCGCGCGGCTGGGCGAGTGGCTGCGCGGCATCCACCGCGCGCAGGCCGAGGCGCGCGAGCACGGCTACGCGTCGCTGGTGGACGTGCAGGGATGGAGCGCCGTGCCGCGCGACCGCTCGCTCTTCGAGTCGCTGCTGGTCTTCGAGAACTATCCCACCCCCGCGGACGACGACGTGGGGCCGCGCGTGTCGCCGCTGCCCAGCGCGGAGCGCAGCACCTACGCGCTGACGCTGACCTGCGGCCCCGGCCCGCACGGCTTCGAGCTGCGGCTGGCGTACGAGACCGCGCGCTTCGACGCCGTCGCGGCGCGGCGCATCCTGGCCGCGACCGCTGCCGCGCTCGACGCCGTCCGCGGCGCCGCGGACGCGCGCGTGGGCGATCTCTCCGTGCTCACCGCGGCGGACCGCAAGCGGCTGGACGCCTGGTCGCGCGGGCCGGCGCTGGCCGTGACCGACGCGCCGGTGCACGCGCGGGTGGCCGCGCAGGCCGCGCACACGCCCGATGCCGTGGCCGTGGACGCGCTCGACGGGGCGCTGACTTACACGCGGCTGGAGGCGCGCGCGCAGGCGGTCGCCGCGGCGCTGCGGGCGCGAGGCGTGGGGCGGGGCGCGCTGGTCGCCGTCTGCCTCGAGCGCGGGGCCGATCTTCCCGCGGCGCTGCTGGGGGTGATGAAGGCGGGCGCGGCGTACGTTCCCATCGACCCGTCGTATCCCGCCGAGCGCGTGCGGTGGATGCTGGAGGATTCCGCCGCGGCCGTCGTCGTCACCACGCCCGCCATCGCCGAGACGCTGCCCGAGACGGGGGCGGAGGTGATGGCGATCGACGGGATCGTTCCCGCTCCGGATCTCCATCTCCCCCAGGTGGATGGGGACGACGTCGCGTACGTGGTCTACACCTCGGGGACGACGGGGCGGCCCAAGGGCGCGGCCATCCCGCACCGCGCGCTGGCCAACCACTGCGCGTGGATGCAGGACGCCTTCCCGCTCGGCCCGGGCGACCGCGTGCTGCAGAAGACGCCGGTGTCGTTCGACGCGTCGGTGTGGGAGTTCTGGGCGCCGCTCGTGGCCGGCGCCACGCTGGTGATGGGCGGCCCCGACGCGCACCGCGACCCCGCCGCGCTGGCGCGGGAGACGGCGGAGCGGGGGATCACCGTCCTCCAGCTCGTTCCCGCGCTGCTGCGCGCCGTCGTCGACGAGCCGGCGTTCGCGCGCGCGACGCGGCTGCGCCGCCTCTTCGCCGGCGGCGAGGCGCTCCCCGCCGACCTCGCGCGCCGCGCCGCCGATCTCCATCCCCGGGCCGAGATCGTGAACCTCTACGGCCCGGCGGAGGCGTGCATCGACGCCGCCGCGCACCGGTTCGGCGGGGACGGCGGGGCGATGGTCCCGCTCGGGCGGCCCATCTCCAACCTGCGCGCGTACGTGCTCGACGGCGCGCTGTCGCCCGTTCCCCCCGGCGCGCCCGGCGAGCTCTATCTCTCCGGCCCGGCGCTGGCGCGCGGCTATCTCCATCGCCCCGCGCGGACCGCCGCGTCGTTCCTCCCCGACCCGTTCGCGGAGGCGCCCGGCGCGCGCATGTACCGCACGGGCGACGTGGCGAGATGGACCGAAGTGCGAGAGTGCGAAAGTGCGAAAGTGCGAGAGGGAGACGATTCCACTTTCGCACCCTCGCACCCTCGCACTTTCGCACTCGACTTCCTCGGCCGCGCCGACGCGCAGGTGAAGCTCCGCGGCGTCCGCATCGAGCCGGGCGAGGTGGAGGCCGCGCTGGCCGCCCTCCCCGGCGTGCGCGAGGCCGCCGTCGCCCTGCGCGGCGAGCGCCTGGTCGCCTGGGTGGCGGGGGATGAGGATGCCGTCGCGGCCGACGCGCTGGCGCGGGCGCTCCGCGCTCGGCTCCCCGAGGCGATGGTGCCGTCGGTCTTCGCCACGGTCGACGCGCTGCCGCGGACGGCGGGGGGGAAGATCGACCGGCGCGCGCTTCCCGATCCCGCGCCCGCCGCGGCGGCCGAGTTCGTGGAGCCGCGCACGGAGACGGAGCGCGCCATCGCGGAGATCTGGCGGCAGGTGCTGGGGATCGACCGCGTCGGCGCGGAGGACTCGTTCTTCGCGGCGGGCGGGCACTCGCTGCTGGCCATGCAGGTCGCGTCGCGGGTGAAGGCCGCGCTGGAGACCGACGTTCCCCTGCGCGTGCTGTTCGACCACCCGCGCCTGTGCGACCTGGCGGCGTGGATCGACGCCCAGCGTGAGGCCGAGTTGCAGGCGCTGCTGGCCGAGCTGGACGCGATGAGCGACGAGGAGGCCGCCGCCCTCGCCGACGTGGGAGAGGGGTGA